The following proteins are co-located in the Salvelinus namaycush isolate Seneca chromosome 31, SaNama_1.0, whole genome shotgun sequence genome:
- the dolpp1 gene encoding dolichyldiphosphatase 1 isoform X1 translates to MASEEQCSVPFRWRSISLTHIEFPAGDLTGQVLAYTSLLPIAILVGFVTLIVFKRELHTISSFGGLVLNEGVNWLLKHILREPRPCEGAHTTLTTEYGMPSSHSQFIWFFVVYFFLFLYLRMHQTNNARCVELLWRHILSITLLGVALSVSYSRVYLLYHTWSQVFYGGVAGSTIGVVWFFFTQEVLTPLFPKIAAWPISEFFLVRDTSLIPNILWFEYTVTRSEARNRQRKLGTKLQ, encoded by the exons ATGGCGTCGGAAGAACAGTGCTCGGTACCATTTCGATGGCGGTCGATATCGCTAACCCACATAGAGTTCCCTGCTG GTGATCTGACTGGACAAGTGTTGGCCTACACCAGCCTGCTGCCCATAGCGATCCTCGTAGGCTTTGTCACCCTCATAGTGTTCAAGCGTGAACTGCACACG ATCTCCTCCTTCGGGGGGCTCGTCCTGAACGAAGGTGTGAATTGGCTGCTGAAGCATATTCTACGGGAGCCCCGCCCATGTGAAG GagcgcacacaaccctgacaacagAGTATGGGATGCCCTCCAGTCATTCCCAGTTCATCTGGTTTTTTGTTGTTTACTTCTTTCTTTTCCTTTATTTGAG AATGCATCAAACGAACAACGCTCGGTGTGTGGAGCTGCTGTGGAGACACATACTGTCCATCACCTTGTTGGGCGTGGCCTTATCAGTGTCATACAGCag GGTGTACCTGTTGTACCACACTTGGAGTCAGGTCTTCTATGGGGGAGTGGCCGGTAGCACCATAGGAGTAGTCTGGTTCTTCTTCACACAGGAGGTGCTGACACCGCTATTCCCCAAGATAGCAGCATG GCCGATATCAGAGTTCTTTCTGGTGCGGGACACGAGCCTGATCCCCAACATCCTTTGGTTCGAGTACACAGTGACCAGGTCAGAGGCGAG AAACAGACAACGGAAGCTTGGAACAAAGCTTCAGTAA
- the dolpp1 gene encoding dolichyldiphosphatase 1 isoform X2, producing MASEEQCSVPFRWRSISLTHIEFPAGDLTGQVLAYTSLLPIAILVGFVTLIVFKRELHTISSFGGLVLNEGVNWLLKHILREPRPCEGAHTTLTTEYGMPSSHSQFIWFFVVYFFLFLYLRMHQTNNARCVELLWRHILSITLLGVALSVSYSRVYLLYHTWSQVFYGGVAGSTIGVVWFFFTQEVLTPLFPKIAACVSPFFILSHLSRHP from the exons ATGGCGTCGGAAGAACAGTGCTCGGTACCATTTCGATGGCGGTCGATATCGCTAACCCACATAGAGTTCCCTGCTG GTGATCTGACTGGACAAGTGTTGGCCTACACCAGCCTGCTGCCCATAGCGATCCTCGTAGGCTTTGTCACCCTCATAGTGTTCAAGCGTGAACTGCACACG ATCTCCTCCTTCGGGGGGCTCGTCCTGAACGAAGGTGTGAATTGGCTGCTGAAGCATATTCTACGGGAGCCCCGCCCATGTGAAG GagcgcacacaaccctgacaacagAGTATGGGATGCCCTCCAGTCATTCCCAGTTCATCTGGTTTTTTGTTGTTTACTTCTTTCTTTTCCTTTATTTGAG AATGCATCAAACGAACAACGCTCGGTGTGTGGAGCTGCTGTGGAGACACATACTGTCCATCACCTTGTTGGGCGTGGCCTTATCAGTGTCATACAGCag GGTGTACCTGTTGTACCACACTTGGAGTCAGGTCTTCTATGGGGGAGTGGCCGGTAGCACCATAGGAGTAGTCTGGTTCTTCTTCACACAGGAGGTGCTGACACCGCTATTCCCCAAGATAGCAGCATG TGTGTCTCCATTTTTTATTTTGTCCCACCTCTCTCGCCATCCTTGA